Proteins from a single region of Gorilla gorilla gorilla isolate KB3781 chromosome 16, NHGRI_mGorGor1-v2.1_pri, whole genome shotgun sequence:
- the BMF gene encoding LOW QUALITY PROTEIN: bcl-2-modifying factor (The sequence of the model RefSeq protein was modified relative to this genomic sequence to represent the inferred CDS: inserted 1 base in 1 codon), whose amino-acid sequence MPRAGVFWKQYRTVRSGLLPPRPVPAAAAAATACASRLLPQPAGLFPSFPIESGRQXPRVLVTLDPGGEPWHHDSEAETLSWSHPGEMEPSQCVEELEDDVFQPEDGEPVTQPGSLLSADLFAQSLLDCPLSRLQLFPLTHCCGPGLRPTSQEDKATQTLSPASPSQGVMLPCGVTEEPQRLFYGNAGYRLPLPASFPAVLPIGEQPPEGQWQHRAEVQIARKLQCIADQFHRLHVQQHQQNQNRVWWQILLFLHNLALNGEENRNGAGPR is encoded by the exons ATGCCCAGAGCGGGCGTATTTTGGAAACAATACCGCACCGTGCGGAGTGGCCTCCTCCCGCCCCGGCCTgtgcccgccgccgccgccgccgccactgcCTGCGCCTCCCGCCTCCTGCCGCAGCCCG CTGGGCTGTTTCCCTCCTTCCCAATCGAGTCTGGGCGTC ACCCCCGAGTGCTCGTCACGCTGGACCCTGGCGGGGAGCCCTGGCATCACGACTCGGAGGCCGAGACTCTCTCCTGGAGTCACCCag GAGAGATGGAGCCATCTCAGTGTGTGGAGGAGCTGGAGGATGATGTGTTCCAACCAGAGGATGGGGAGCCGGTGACCCAACCCGGGAGCTTGCTCTCTGCTGACCTGTTTGCCCAGAGCCTACTGGACTGCCCCCTCAGCCGACTTCAGCTCTTCCCTCTCACCCACTGCTGTGGCCCTGGCCTTCGACCCACCAGCCAGGAAGACAAAGCTACCCAGACCCTCAGCCCAGCCTCCCCCAGCCAAGGTGTCATGCTGCCTTGTGGGGTGACTGAGGAACCCCAGCGACTCTTTTATG GCAATGCTGGCTATCGGCTTCCTCTCCCTGCCAGTTTCCCAGCAGTCTTGCCCATTGGGGAGCAGCCCCCCGAAGGGCAGTGGCAACATCGAGCAGAGGTACAGATTGCCCGAAAGCTTCAGTGCATTGCAGACCAGTTCCACCGGCTTCATGTGCAGCAA cACCAGCAGAACCAAAATCGTGTGTGGTGGCAGATCCTCCTCTTCCTGCACAACCTTGCTTTGAATGGAGAAGAGAACAGGAACGGGGCAGGCCCTAGGTGA